In Gemmatimonadales bacterium, the following are encoded in one genomic region:
- a CDS encoding type II/IV secretion system protein, giving the protein MLFTDEWLAPSIEPLVPAKAIAALRQEPASAPVSLWETLVQRKLAQDAEILTAVATRFRLPPADLSRLDLKLSETVPEQVARRFNVLPIRQTDSYLEVATANPFDIDAEKMLAFATGLEVRMALGSPGRIRERLDDMYRNEDVVNRLLEGIETDFDVKALPDEEEAAASAEEASQRPIIRLVDMMLADGVSSRASDIHVEPIEGGVVVRYRIDGVLRQVMKVPRNAGLPLISRIKIMAAMDIADRLRPQDGRARVSVNGEAVDLRVSTLPASLGEKVVIRILSQRTTVLTLESLGLHPDEQRAVSNLLNNKEGILLVTGPTGSGKTTTLYSAIRMIQSEGVNIVTVEDPVEYRLGQNIVQVQVHDKAGLTFASALRSILRQDPDVVLIGEIRDQETAQIALQASLTGHLVLSTLHTNDAPNAVTRLVDMGLEAYKIAAALRGVVAQRLMRRLCTACREPATEPVPERAARFFPAGVKLFRAVGCPECTMTGYRGRFSIVEVLTMNSELERLIGKGGTAEEIAEAARAGGMLSLWESGLRHVLAGESSVDELLRVTDVPQERARVSPARPAGRSSRTAAPAAPAASAPPPPSATTFGFPTGLELIDEDLPETPGGPSRDTCVLLVEDEDQLRRVMKDLLEREGYAVAEARDGVQALDQVDRVAPDIIVLDLNLPGIDGYTVLQQLRSRPATRTIPIVVLTAKGDEDNEVRVFQLGADDFITKPFRARALSARLEAVLGRHRA; this is encoded by the coding sequence ATGCTGTTCACCGATGAGTGGTTGGCGCCGAGCATCGAGCCGCTAGTGCCAGCCAAGGCCATCGCGGCTCTCCGACAGGAGCCGGCCTCCGCCCCGGTGTCGCTGTGGGAGACGCTGGTGCAGCGGAAGCTGGCCCAGGACGCGGAGATCCTGACCGCCGTCGCCACCCGGTTCCGGCTGCCGCCGGCCGATCTGTCACGGCTCGACCTCAAGCTCTCCGAGACCGTTCCGGAGCAGGTCGCACGCCGGTTCAACGTGCTCCCCATCCGGCAGACCGATTCCTACCTCGAGGTGGCTACCGCCAATCCATTCGACATCGACGCCGAGAAGATGCTGGCCTTCGCCACCGGGCTCGAGGTCCGCATGGCGCTGGGGTCGCCGGGACGGATCCGCGAGCGGCTGGACGACATGTACCGCAACGAGGACGTGGTCAACCGGCTGCTGGAGGGCATCGAGACCGATTTCGACGTGAAGGCGCTGCCGGACGAGGAAGAGGCCGCGGCCAGCGCCGAGGAGGCGAGCCAGCGCCCGATCATCCGGCTGGTGGACATGATGCTGGCCGACGGGGTTTCCAGCCGAGCGAGCGACATCCATGTGGAGCCGATCGAGGGTGGCGTGGTGGTGCGCTACCGGATCGACGGCGTGCTGCGCCAGGTGATGAAAGTCCCGCGCAACGCCGGGCTGCCCCTCATCTCGCGCATCAAGATCATGGCCGCGATGGATATTGCCGACCGGCTCCGGCCCCAAGACGGCCGGGCCCGCGTCTCGGTGAACGGCGAGGCGGTGGATCTCCGGGTCTCCACTCTGCCGGCCTCGCTCGGCGAAAAGGTCGTCATCCGGATCCTGAGCCAGCGTACCACCGTGCTGACCCTCGAGTCGCTCGGCCTGCACCCGGACGAGCAGCGCGCGGTGTCGAATCTGCTCAACAACAAAGAGGGGATTCTTCTCGTCACCGGCCCCACCGGCTCCGGCAAGACCACCACTCTCTACTCGGCCATCCGGATGATCCAGAGCGAGGGAGTCAACATCGTCACGGTGGAGGATCCGGTCGAGTACCGGTTGGGCCAGAACATCGTCCAGGTGCAGGTGCACGACAAGGCGGGCCTGACGTTCGCGTCCGCCCTCCGCTCGATCCTGCGCCAGGATCCGGACGTGGTGCTCATCGGCGAGATCCGCGACCAGGAGACGGCGCAGATCGCGCTGCAGGCCTCGCTCACCGGCCACCTGGTCCTCTCCACGCTGCACACCAACGACGCGCCGAACGCCGTCACCCGTTTGGTGGACATGGGGCTGGAGGCGTACAAGATCGCGGCGGCGCTGCGCGGAGTGGTGGCCCAACGGCTCATGCGCCGTCTCTGCACGGCGTGCCGGGAGCCGGCCACCGAGCCGGTTCCGGAGCGCGCCGCCCGGTTCTTCCCAGCCGGGGTGAAGCTGTTTCGAGCGGTCGGCTGCCCGGAGTGCACCATGACGGGATACCGCGGGCGCTTCAGCATCGTCGAAGTGCTGACGATGAACTCGGAGCTGGAGCGCCTGATCGGCAAGGGCGGCACCGCCGAGGAGATCGCCGAGGCGGCGCGGGCAGGCGGGATGCTGTCGCTGTGGGAGAGCGGCCTTCGGCACGTGCTGGCCGGTGAGTCGTCGGTGGACGAGCTGCTTCGGGTAACCGACGTGCCGCAGGAGCGCGCCCGGGTGTCTCCCGCCCGGCCGGCGGGGCGGAGCAGCCGGACGGCGGCGCCCGCCGCCCCTGCGGCATCGGCGCCGCCGCCGCCGTCGGCAACCACGTTCGGCTTCCCCACCGGTCTCGAGCTCATCGACGAGGACCTGCCGGAGACGCCGGGCGGCCCGAGCCGGGACACCTGTGTGCTGCTGGTGGAGGATGAAGACCAGCTGCGCCGGGTGATGAAGGACCTGCTGGAGCGTGAGGGCTACGCGGTGGCGGAGGCGCGGGATGGAGTCCAGGCGCTGGACCAGGTGGACCGGGTCGCGCCCGACATCATCGTGCTGGATCTCAATCTGCCGGGCATCGACGGCTACACGGTCCTGCAGCAGCTTCGCTCCCGTCCGGCCACCCGCACGATCCCCATCGTGGTGCTCACCGCCAAGGGTGACGAGGACAACGAAGTGCGCGTCTTTCAGCTGGGGGCCGACGACTTCATCACCAAGCCGTTCCGGGCCCGCGCCCTGTCCGCCCGGCTGGAGGCGGTGCTGGGCCGCCACCGCGCTTGA
- the hisH gene encoding imidazole glycerol phosphate synthase subunit HisH, with protein MIVVVDYGVNNLTSVVRALAAGGHSARLTTDPDQVRAADHVLVPGVGHFGQASRTLETSGLGAAVREVATAGRPVMGICLGLQLFFETSEEAPEAHGLALLPGTVRRFVTALHVPHVGWARVDLTVAGRRHPVLAPLFPDGSQFFYHVHSYHPAELADDAVLGTGTYDGVFPTVVGRNNVIGTQFHPEKSQRAGIELLDGFARWRP; from the coding sequence GTGATCGTGGTGGTGGACTACGGGGTGAACAACCTCACCAGCGTGGTGCGGGCGCTCGCCGCGGGCGGCCACTCGGCGCGGCTCACCACCGATCCGGACCAAGTCCGTGCGGCCGATCATGTGCTCGTCCCGGGCGTGGGACACTTCGGCCAGGCCTCCCGCACGCTGGAGACCAGCGGCCTGGGGGCCGCCGTCCGGGAAGTCGCGACCGCCGGCCGCCCGGTGATGGGGATCTGCCTGGGCCTGCAGCTCTTCTTCGAGACCAGCGAGGAGGCGCCGGAGGCGCACGGACTCGCTCTCCTTCCCGGGACGGTCCGACGCTTCGTGACGGCGCTGCACGTGCCGCACGTGGGCTGGGCCCGGGTGGATCTCACCGTCGCCGGCCGCCGGCACCCGGTGCTTGCGCCGCTCTTTCCCGACGGGTCCCAGTTCTTCTATCACGTGCACAGCTATCATCCGGCCGAGCTGGCCGACGATGCGGTGCTCGGCACCGGGACCTACGACGGCGTCTTTCCCACGGTGGTGGGCCGGAACAACGTGATCGGCACCCAGTTCCATCCGGAGAAGTCCCAGCGCGCCGGCATCGAGCTGCTGGACGGATTCGCCCGGTGGCGGCCGTGA
- a CDS encoding NUDIX domain-containing protein, with amino-acid sequence MTTIRVALVDVYVLRGTGPALECLVLRRAAGGRCPGSWEAVHGHIEPDERPVAAALRELMEETGLTPVRLYNLSRMETFYLHRSDEAALVPVFAAFVPADATVRLGTEHDHSEWLAPEAARRRFAWPREARALEDIIALLAAGDAGAVEDVLRVC; translated from the coding sequence GTGACCACGATCCGGGTAGCCTTGGTCGACGTCTACGTCCTCCGCGGAACGGGACCGGCCCTCGAGTGCCTGGTACTCCGGCGCGCCGCGGGCGGCCGCTGCCCCGGTTCCTGGGAAGCGGTGCACGGCCACATCGAGCCCGACGAGCGGCCCGTGGCGGCCGCCCTGCGGGAGCTGATGGAGGAGACCGGTCTCACGCCGGTTCGGCTGTACAACCTGAGCCGGATGGAAACGTTCTACCTGCACCGCTCGGACGAGGCTGCGCTGGTACCGGTCTTCGCCGCGTTCGTGCCGGCGGATGCCACCGTGCGCCTGGGCACCGAGCACGACCACTCGGAGTGGCTGGCGCCGGAGGCCGCGCGCCGGCGCTTCGCCTGGCCACGGGAGGCGCGGGCGCTGGAGGACATCATCGCCCTGCTCGCCGCGGGGGACGCGGGAGCCGTCGAGGACGTGCTGCGCGTATGCTAG
- the hisC gene encoding histidinol-phosphate transaminase — protein MSRPLSPESTSLRPSPDDPTGPGGASPDGVEGLALIKPAVRAQAAYTLAAQPAPRKLNQNESPYDLPAELKGEILATVADSPWQRYPEFAPAELLAGLAGHYGWVPDGVLVGNGSNELIQATLSVTLGAGDAVVAPTPTFSLYRLLTNVLGGRYCAVELGRDFAYDIGAIIEAAVRERARVVVLNSPNNPTGSPLPADAVARVLEETGALVVCDEAYQEFGGPTAVPLLATTSRLVVLRTFSKAFGMAGLRFGLALAHPAVAREIAKGKLPYNLNLVTLAAAAVALRHRGVLAERVREIAATRERFVRRITGLAGITVYPTAANFVLIRCKGVPARVVFTRLYQEHGILVRDVSSAPELAECLRISVGTPEDMEAVAGALEGMLGEGREGRERRERREGREGDA, from the coding sequence TTGAGCCGGCCGCTCTCCCCCGAGTCCACCTCCCTCCGACCGTCCCCAGACGACCCAACCGGCCCGGGGGGTGCGTCCCCCGATGGAGTCGAGGGACTGGCCCTGATCAAGCCCGCGGTGCGGGCGCAGGCGGCCTACACGCTGGCTGCCCAGCCGGCGCCGCGGAAGCTCAACCAGAACGAGAGTCCCTACGATCTGCCCGCCGAGCTCAAGGGTGAGATTCTGGCGACGGTGGCGGACTCCCCGTGGCAACGCTATCCGGAGTTCGCCCCAGCGGAGCTGCTGGCCGGGCTGGCCGGGCACTACGGATGGGTGCCGGACGGCGTCCTGGTCGGGAATGGATCGAACGAGCTGATTCAAGCCACGCTCTCGGTAACACTGGGCGCGGGCGACGCGGTGGTAGCGCCGACGCCCACCTTCTCGCTCTACCGGCTGCTGACCAACGTGCTGGGCGGCCGCTACTGCGCGGTCGAGCTGGGCCGCGATTTCGCGTACGACATCGGGGCCATCATCGAAGCGGCGGTGCGGGAGCGGGCCCGGGTGGTGGTGCTCAACTCGCCCAACAACCCGACCGGATCGCCGCTGCCGGCGGACGCCGTGGCGCGGGTGCTGGAAGAGACGGGCGCGCTGGTGGTGTGCGACGAGGCCTACCAGGAGTTCGGCGGCCCCACGGCGGTGCCGCTCCTGGCCACGACCTCGCGGCTGGTGGTCCTGCGCACCTTCTCCAAGGCCTTCGGCATGGCGGGGCTGCGGTTCGGTCTGGCGCTGGCGCACCCAGCGGTCGCGCGCGAGATCGCCAAGGGCAAGCTACCGTACAACCTGAATCTGGTGACGCTGGCAGCGGCGGCGGTGGCGCTGCGGCACCGCGGGGTGCTGGCGGAGCGGGTGCGCGAGATCGCTGCTACCCGGGAACGGTTCGTCCGGCGCATCACGGGCCTCGCCGGCATCACAGTGTATCCCACTGCGGCGAATTTCGTCCTGATACGCTGCAAGGGAGTGCCGGCGAGAGTGGTGTTCACCCGGCTGTACCAGGAGCATGGGATCCTGGTTCGCGACGTCTCCAGCGCGCCCGAGCTGGCGGAGTGCCTGCGGATCTCGGTGGGGACGCCGGAGGACATGGAGGCGGTGGCGGGAGCGCTGGAAGGGATGCTGGGGGAAGGACGGGAAGGGCGGGAAAGACGGGAAAGACGGGAAGGACGGGAAGGTGATGCATAA
- the hisB gene encoding imidazoleglycerol-phosphate dehydratase HisB, protein MRRTAEIRRTTKETDLHVQVDLDGRGTATVHTGIGFFDHMLEALARHGLLDLTIEARGDLHVDGHHTVEDTGIALGQALARALGDRAGIRRYGDALVPLDEALVRAVVDVSGRPHLTYQIDIPKWQMLGDYDVFLTPEFFRALVLNAGLTVHLDLVRGDNPHHIVEAAFKAFARALDAATELDPRVTGVPSTKGTL, encoded by the coding sequence ATGCGCCGCACCGCTGAGATCAGACGCACAACCAAGGAGACCGATCTCCATGTCCAGGTCGACCTGGACGGCCGGGGCACGGCCACGGTGCACACCGGGATCGGCTTCTTCGATCACATGCTGGAAGCGTTGGCCCGGCATGGACTGCTCGATCTCACCATCGAGGCGCGGGGGGATCTCCACGTGGACGGCCATCACACGGTCGAGGACACCGGTATCGCCCTCGGGCAGGCCCTCGCCCGCGCCCTCGGCGACCGCGCCGGCATCCGCCGGTACGGCGACGCACTCGTGCCGCTCGACGAGGCGCTGGTGCGCGCCGTGGTCGATGTCTCGGGGCGGCCGCATCTCACGTACCAGATCGACATCCCCAAGTGGCAGATGTTGGGCGACTACGATGTGTTCCTGACCCCCGAGTTCTTCCGCGCGCTGGTGCTCAACGCGGGGCTCACCGTCCATCTCGACCTGGTCCGGGGCGACAACCCGCACCACATCGTGGAGGCGGCGTTCAAGGCGTTCGCCCGCGCGCTCGACGCCGCCACCGAGCTGGACCCGCGGGTCACCGGAGTACCATCCACCAAGGGCACGCTGTGA